CATTGGGCGGTTATCAATATCTTTTCCTGATTCGGCTTCAATAAATTCATGAACCACTTCTACATTATCAACTTTGGCATAATGATAAATGATTGCTCGCTGTGCCTCAAGTCCTAAACCTGAACGCTCTTGCCCTTTTGTTGAAACACGCAAATACGCAATATACTTCTTCATGATTGGGTTAATAGATTTTTTACAAGGCTAAAATGCTCGTTACTGCCTTGTAAAAATAGCAGAAATTTTCATAAAATAATGATATTCCACAAAAAAAGCCCTCATCAAGAGGGCTTCTATACAAATACGGTATTTTATTTTCGGAATAGCTCTATTTTTTTCCCCGCCAATAGTCTGTCTACATAGAGCTGAGGGTTTATAAAAAAATCTTTATGTACATTCCCATGTTGATCGCTTACCAGTTCTACGGGCAATACAAAGTCTTGGTAGATAAAATACATATAATGCGACAAACGAAAGGTTTGGTTTTTTTGTAAAATAGAATTTACTTCGGCACTCAAAGCAAATTGTGTAATATGAAAAAGCTCTACTTTGGTATCGGCTAATTTAAAAACACAAGTGCCTGCATCAATTGCCTGTACAATATATTTTAGTTCATCGTCGGTTACAGGTATAAAATTCCCCTCGGCATCCCTCATATTTTTGAGGTATAAGGATACCCTATCTATTTCTTGTAAGTGTGGCTTTCTTCTACCAATAATTTTCATCGAACACGGGTTTACTTCCTTTTTACGAAATTATTAAAATGTTCTGGCAAGTTCAATGAAACAAGGTATTATAAACAAAGTATTTATGGTATTTTAATAATCTAAAAATACAAAAGGTACTTTTGGGTTGTTTCTCAACAATAAAAAGCACCTTTTTACAAAAACCAATGTATTATGCTACAACTTCCAACTTTACATCAATATTACCACGTGTAGCATTTGAATATGGACAAACCTCGTGGGCTTTTGCTACTAAGGCTTCTGCTACGCTTTGTTCTACACCTGGCACATAAACTTTTAGGCTAACAGATAAACCAAACCCTCCAGCATCGTTTTTACCAATACCAACTTGTGCTGTCACAGTGGTAGTGCCTGTAGTTACTTTTTGCATTTTAATAACCAAATTCAAGGCACTATCAAAACACGCAGCATAACCAGCCGCAAATAGTTGTTCGGGATTAGTGAATGCACCGCCTGTTCCACCTAATTCTTTGGGCATTCTTACTTCTAAATCCAAGACGTTGTCAGATGATTTTACTTGGCCATTACGACCACCTGTGGCAGTAGCTTCTGCCTGATATAATGTGTTCATATTATTGTTTTTTAAAACTATGCTTGAGATTCGTTCAATAAAGCTGTTGTATTAGCCAATAGCTGATCTAACTGTGTTTTAAGAGATACGGCTTCTGGTTCGGTTAGTGCCATGCACGAAATCATGGTTTCTGGAATTCTTTCGGCTTGCTGCCTAAGAGCCTTACCCTCCGAAGTCAAAGCAATCAGAACAACTCTTTCATCTAACTTATTTCGATTACGAGTTATTAAACCGCTTTGTTCTAATCGTTTCAATAATGGGGTTAGTGTACCACTGTCTAATAGTAATTTTTCACCTAAAAACTTTACTGCTACTTCTTCGTGCTCCCATAGCACCATCATTACCAAATACTGAGGATAGGTCAAGCCTATTTTTTCCAATAATGGCCTATATAAAGCTGTTAGCTGCCTAGAGATGGCATAAAAAGGAAAGCAAAGCTGTTGTTCTAGTTTTAGATAAGTCATGGTTACCTGTTTTTTGATTTGACAAAATTATATTGTACACAATTTAATTGCAAGAAATAGTTAATTTATTTTCAAAATCAATCATTCTTTTTATATAGGCTCAATGATTACCTTTGTAGGAGTCATGGTATATCAACAAATCGTATTATGTTAAAAAAAAACTTAGCGTTACTCGCCCAATATGGAATTGATGGATTTATTTTATGTCTTGTCTTAGCCATTGTCTTAGCATATATGCAGCCTGTTTTAGGAGCATCTACAATATCAGTGCCGCTTCACTACGCCACTACTTATGGGGTAAGCCTTACTTTTTTGTTGTACGGTTTACGACTAAGTATGCAACAACTCAAAGAAGGAGTACGTAATTGGAAGCTTCATTTATTGATTCAGGCCACTACTTTTATCTTCTTTCCGTTGCTAATCTTGGCTATAAAGCCATTTTTTGCTGGTACTATCAATCAAGAACTTTGGTTAGCGATTTTTTATTTGGCAGCCCTACCCTCTACAGTATCGTCGTCGGTAGTGATGGTCTCTTTGGCTGGCGGTAATATTGTGGCCGCAATCTTCAATGCTACTCTTTCAAGTTTACTTGGCATAATTATTACACCACTCTGGATGTCGTTGTTCCTTGAATCAACCAATGGTGATTTTGACTTACAAGAAGTATTTCTCAAATTAATTTTACAAGTAATTGTTCCTGTAACAATAGGCGTTTTCTTACATAGATTTTGGGGAGCGTGGGCTCAAAAGAATAAGAATTATCTTAAATTACTAGACCAAACCGTGATTATCCTTATTGTATATCAATCATTTTGTGAATCTTTCTACCAACGTATTTTTGAAACCTTGCCACTTGCTTCTATATTTCTTTTGGCTGTAAGCATGATTGTACTTTTTCAAGCTATTTATCAGCTTATTAAGTGGGTAGCCCAATGGATGCAATTTAGCGAGCCAGAGATTTCGACGGCTATATTTTGTGGTTCAAAGAAATCGTTGGTGCATGGTACTGTTATGAGTAAGGTTTTGTTTCCAGCCAATACCGCTGTGGGAATTTACCTTTTGCCACTGATGATTTATCATGCTGGGCAATTGATTGGAGCAAGTTATTTGGCACGCAAAAGAAGAATTCGTTTAGAAGAAGAATCAAAAAAACATCCATAAATTACTATGAAGCTAGTGATTTGACAATTATCAGGAAGCTGTTTAAACTTTGAAAAGTCTGTTAGGTCAAATTTTCGTCAAAATTTGACCTAACAGACTCCAATTTCAAAATGCTTTTTAATGATATTATAGATAGCTTCTTTGAAAAATACTAATCCGTTTATTATCATTAATAGTACACAGCTATGAAAAGTAGTACTGAGATCGTTCAGAAATAAATCAATAATTCTAAAATTTTTCCTATGATTTATTGTATTAATTAACTATTTGTCTTAAAATTGTGTCAAAATAACACATATTTAATTTAAACTACAGTCAATGTAGAACAGATTCTTGGCAATCAAAAATAAATATGTCCCCTCTGTGAAATAAAATTATTACAAAAAATGAATCGTATAATAAAAACCGTTAGTTTATTTTTAGCCACAACTTTATTGGCCGAAGCGCAAGCCCCGAGTCCAATTAAAGTGAATGTAGCCCAGCCAGTTTCCGAAATTCAGCCTACAATGTGGGGCGTATTTTTTGAGGATATTAATATGGGTGCCGATGGTGGTTTATATGCCGAGCTAATAAAAAACCGCTCATTTGAGTTTTCTAAGCCACTAATGGGATGGAAAATAGAAAGGAAGAAATTTAACGAAGGTGATATTTTAGTTCAAAATCGTCAAGACAATAATATTACTAATCCTCGCTATATTACTGCAAAAGTACAAAATGCAGTTAAAGGCGACCTTGGTCTGGTCAACGAAGGTTTTAAGGGTATGGGTATCAAAAATAACCTACGATATGACTTTTCAGTGATGTATCGCCAAGCAAATACAGGTGTAAAAATCCATGCTGAATTACTTGATGCTAAAAACCAAGTAATTGGCGAGGGTATTTTAGAACCTAACCAAACAGATAATCAGTGGCACAAGCAAGCGATTAGTTTTTATGCAAAAGCTACAGAAGCCAAAGGAAGATTCAGAATTTGGATAGAAGGTTCTGGTCAGATTGACCTTGATATTATCTCGCTTTTTCCAGAAGATACTTGGAAAAAACGCCCTGGAGGTATGCGTGCCGATATGGTACAACGATTGGCTGATTTAAAACCGGGGTTTATTCGTTTTCCAGGAGGATGTATTGTTGAAGGTTTTAACCTAGAAAACCGCTACCAATGGAAAAAAACACTTGGCCCTATCGAAGACCGCCAGTTGATTATTAACCGCTGGAACGTTGAGTTTGCTCACCGCCCATCGCCAGACTATTTTCAAACTTTTGGATTAGGGTTCTTTGAATATTTTCAATTAGCCGAAGACATTGGAGCAGAAGCCCTCCCAATTCTTAACTGTGGTATGGCTTGTCAGTTCAATACAGCCGAAGTAGTGCCTTTGAGTCAATTAGACCCATATATTCAAGATGCTCTTGATTTGATTGAATTTGCAAACGGAGATACCAATTCTAAATGGGGAAAAGTACGTGCTGAAATGGGACATCCAGCTCCTTTTAATTTGAAACTATTGGGCGTAGGTAACGAAAACTGGGGCCCTCAGTATATAGAACGCTTGCAATTATTTACAAAAGCTATCAAAGCCAAATACCCTAA
The Flectobacillus major DSM 103 DNA segment above includes these coding regions:
- a CDS encoding organic hydroperoxide resistance protein; protein product: MNTLYQAEATATGGRNGQVKSSDNVLDLEVRMPKELGGTGGAFTNPEQLFAAGYAACFDSALNLVIKMQKVTTGTTTVTAQVGIGKNDAGGFGLSVSLKVYVPGVEQSVAEALVAKAHEVCPYSNATRGNIDVKLEVVA
- a CDS encoding MarR family winged helix-turn-helix transcriptional regulator, which translates into the protein MTYLKLEQQLCFPFYAISRQLTALYRPLLEKIGLTYPQYLVMMVLWEHEEVAVKFLGEKLLLDSGTLTPLLKRLEQSGLITRNRNKLDERVVLIALTSEGKALRQQAERIPETMISCMALTEPEAVSLKTQLDQLLANTTALLNESQA
- a CDS encoding bile acid:sodium symporter family protein, producing MLKKNLALLAQYGIDGFILCLVLAIVLAYMQPVLGASTISVPLHYATTYGVSLTFLLYGLRLSMQQLKEGVRNWKLHLLIQATTFIFFPLLILAIKPFFAGTINQELWLAIFYLAALPSTVSSSVVMVSLAGGNIVAAIFNATLSSLLGIIITPLWMSLFLESTNGDFDLQEVFLKLILQVIVPVTIGVFLHRFWGAWAQKNKNYLKLLDQTVIILIVYQSFCESFYQRIFETLPLASIFLLAVSMIVLFQAIYQLIKWVAQWMQFSEPEISTAIFCGSKKSLVHGTVMSKVLFPANTAVGIYLLPLMIYHAGQLIGASYLARKRRIRLEEESKKHP
- a CDS encoding alpha-L-arabinofuranosidase C-terminal domain-containing protein — translated: MNRIIKTVSLFLATTLLAEAQAPSPIKVNVAQPVSEIQPTMWGVFFEDINMGADGGLYAELIKNRSFEFSKPLMGWKIERKKFNEGDILVQNRQDNNITNPRYITAKVQNAVKGDLGLVNEGFKGMGIKNNLRYDFSVMYRQANTGVKIHAELLDAKNQVIGEGILEPNQTDNQWHKQAISFYAKATEAKGRFRIWIEGSGQIDLDIISLFPEDTWKKRPGGMRADMVQRLADLKPGFIRFPGGCIVEGFNLENRYQWKKTLGPIEDRQLIINRWNVEFAHRPSPDYFQTFGLGFFEYFQLAEDIGAEALPILNCGMACQFNTAEVVPLSQLDPYIQDALDLIEFANGDTNSKWGKVRAEMGHPAPFNLKLLGVGNENWGPQYIERLQLFTKAIKAKYPNIRLVNSSGTDPNGERFDYLNNELRTMKADIIDEHYYRTPDWFLKNASRYDSYDRNGSKVFAGEYAAQSDKTVSIDNQNNWKCALAEAAFMTGLERNAAVVQMASYAPLFAHAEGWQWTPDLIWVDNLTTYGTPNYYVQKLYSTNKGTHVLSMLQNNQALAGQDDLYASASFDKATNEIILKIANTSINAQTRDIQLDGVKKIEAKAKWTILKNDNLGAVNTFENATNVSPIEQSLDVNTKAKKLNFTAAPNSFSVVRIKVL